The sequence below is a genomic window from Gemmatimonadales bacterium.
TTTCTCGGGTAACTTGGTCGACCGGAACGAATGGCGGCTCCCGGTCCGCTTGGCATATACCTACACCGAGGGCAAGTACACCCGCGGTGCCGATGTGGCCAACGGGGTGCAGCAGGGCGACGTGCTCGACTATACCCCGAAGCACATCGGCAGACTGGTTGCCGGTGTCGAACATAGCGCCGGCCTCGCCCTGAACCTGGGCCTCAACTACGCGGGCAGCACCTGCACCACGACGACCTGCGAGCGGCCGGGAGTGGACAGTCGGTTCCTGGTGACCGAGTCACTGGTCACGCTCGATCTGTCGGCCTCGTATGCGTTGACGTCGTCGATCGATCTCTACGCCCGCGGGGAAAATCTGCTCGATGAGCGGCGTATCTCGCATCGGGGGTCCGATGGCGCTCGGGGAAATCCGGGCCGCTACTTCGGCACCGGATTGCGGGTGCACTTCTAAGCGCAGCACAGCACTCTCGCGCCCCGGTTGGGCGTGAGGGTGCCGCCCCCCTCGAGGCTCGGGAAGTCATCGCCCCTCCGCAGGGCTCATACCGGCTGTAGATTTGCCTTGCCCCGGGCCCGGGGAGATTGCGTCCCGTGCCGTTTGTCACCCGCCCTGCTGTCCCATGCGGAGCTTGAGCCGATGCTCGCTTTGTTCGTCGCCCACGTGCTCGTTGCGACTCCTTCCGTCATCGTGGCGCAGGCTGCGGTGCAGGACACGGCCCGCCGCCCCACGGCCGGTCTCCCGCTCCAGGCTGGAACCAGGACGTTCCGACTCAACACCGCGCGGGGCACCTGGATCTCCCTCGACATCACACCCGACGGGCGCACCCTGGTTTTCGATCTCCTGGGTGATCTCTACACCCTGCCGATTGCCGGCGGTCGCGCCACCAGGCTGACCAGCGACCTGGCCTTCGATGCGCAGCCAAGAATCAGTCCCGACGGCAAGCGCGTTGCCTTTGTCTCTGATCGCAGCGGGTCGGATCATGTCTGGATCATGTCGCTCGACGGTCGCGATACTGTCCAGCTAACCCGGGGCAATCTTCAGGGCGTTGCCTCTCCCGAGTGGACCCCCGATGGCTCGGCCATCGTGGTGACGAGGTCCGGCGGCGGCCCCGGTCAGGCCAAGCTCTGGCTCCACCACGTCTCCGGTGGCAGCGGGGTGCAGCTGATTCGCGAGCCTGCGCAGCTATTCACGCTCGGCGCGGCATTCGGGCCGGACTCGCGCTACGTCTGGCACACCTTCCGCAACGGCGGCTTCAGCTACGACGCCCGCTTCCCGATCTATCAGATCGCGGTCTACGATCGTGAAGCAGGTACGCAGACCGTGATGACCAACCGCCAGGGATCGGCGTTTCGACCCACCCTGTCTCCTGACGGCAAGTGGCTGGCCTACGGCACCCGCTACAAGGCAGAGACGGGCCTGCGACTGCGGGAGCTGGCCACCGGCAACGAACGCTGGCTGGCCTATCCGGTTCAGCGCGACGACCAGGAAGGGTCGTCGTCGCTCGATGTCTTGCCAGGCTTCACCTTCACGCCCGACTCACGCGATGTCATCGCTTCCTACGGCGGCGAGATCTGGCGGATACCGGTGGCCGGCGGCGCCGCGTCGAAGATTCCGTTCCAGGTCGACGAGAACATCACGATTGGCCCCGAGGTCAAGTTTGCCTATCGGGTCGACAGTGGCGCCGTTCAGGTCCGGCAGATTCGCGACGCCGTGCCCTCACCGGACGGGACTCGCCTCGCCTTCTCGGCGCTCGGCCGGGTCTATGTGATGGACTATCCGAACGGCACGCCGAGACGTGTGTCGAACCTGGCGGAAGGAGAGCACTACCCGGTCTGGTCGCCTGACGGCGCGTCGCTCGCGTTTGTGACCTGGAACGATCGCGATGGCGGCCACGTCTACCGGGTGCCGGTGCGGGGCGCCGGCTCGGCTCAGCGGCTGACCCGGGTACCGGCTCGCTATGCGCAGCTGGCATGGTCGCCTGATGGGCAACGGATCGTAGCCGTGCGGGCGGCTGCCCGCGACATGCAGGAAACGCTCGAGCGCTTCGTGGCGGGTCTGGGTGCGGAGTTTGTCTGGATTCCCGCGACCGGTGGCGAGGTGTCGGTTATCGCGCCGACCGGTGGAAAGCAGGCTCCCCATTTCAGCAGTGCGCCCGAGCGGATCTACTCATACAGCGCGGCTGACGGCCTGGTATCGATGCGTTGGGACGGCACCGATCTCAAGGCGCATCTCAAGGTCACCGGATCGACCCCTCCGGGAGGGACGACGCCGCCCCCGGCCGGTCTGATCCTGATGTCGCCCTCGGGCGACCGCGCCCTGGCCCAGGTCGGCAGCGACCTCTACGTGGTGACCGTGCCGATGGTTGGCGGTCAGGTGCCGACCGTGTCGGTTGCCGACCCGGCCAACGCGGCGTTTCCGGTCCGCAAGCTGACCGATATCGGCGGCGAGTTCCCGGTCTGGGAGGCCAACGGCAACGCAGTCCGCTGGTCGGTGGGCAATGCCCACCTCCGCTTCGATCTGACCCGGGCGCAAGCACTGGATGACAGCCTGCGGACGGCCCGGAACATTCCGGCTGACACGACCCGACGTGAGCGCCCGCGCTACCGTCCGGACGAAACCCGGGTCAGAATCACCGCACCGCGCGACGTGCCGCAGCAGCATCTCGTGCTGCGGGGTGCCCGGGTGGTGACCATGCGCGGCAACGAAGTCGTCGAGAACGCCGACATCGTGATTCGGAACGACCGGATCGTGTCGGTCGGCCCTCGGGGAAGCGTGCCGGCCGGGGCTCGCGTCATCGAGCTCAGCGGCAAGACGATCGTCCCGGGGTTCATCGATGCGCACGCGCACTTTCGTCACTCCCCCGGCGTTCACTTCGGTCAGATGTGGGCCTATCTCGCCAACCTGGCGTACGGAGTGACCACGGCGCGTGACCCCCAGACCGCCACGACGGACGTGCTCACCTACAGCGACCTCGTGGAAACGGGTGCGATGATCGGGCCGCGGATCTACTCGACCGGACCCGGCGTATTTCTCGGTGAGGGAATTCGCAGCCTCGATCATGCCCGCGACGTGATGCGCCGCTACAGCCAGTACTACGATACCAAGACGCTCAAGATGTACATGAGCGGCAACCGGCAGCAGCGGCAGTGGATTATCATGGCGGCGCGGGAGCTCGAGCTGATGCCGACCACCGAAGGCGGCATCGACTACGCCCTCGAGATCACCCACGCGCTCGATGGTTACTCCGGCATCGAGCATTCGCTGCCGGTGTACCCGATCTTCGAAGACGTGGTCGAGCTGTTCAAACACAGCGGCACCGTGAACGTGCCGACACTCGTGGTGGCCTACGGCGGTCCCTGGGCGGAGAACTACTACTACGCTACGGAGCGAGTGGCCGATGATCCCAAGCTGATGCGATTCCTCCCCGCGGCCGAACTCGATGCCCGGGCGCGGCGCCGTGGCGGCAACCCCGGTACGGCAGGCTGGGTGCACCCCGATGAGCACATCTTCGCCAAGCACGCCGAGTTTGCCAAGGCGCTGGTGGAGGCGGGGGGAAAGATCGGAGTTGGCGGGCATGGCCAGCTGCAGGGCCTGGCCTATCACTGGGAGCTCTGGTCGATCCAGGCGGGCGGGATGTCACGGCACGACGCCTTGCGAACGGCCACGATACTTGGTGCGCAAGCCATCGGGCTCGAGACGGATCTCGGCTCGCTGGAGCCCGGCAAGCTGGCCGACCTGGTGGTGCTCGATGCCAACCCGCTCGACGACATCCGACACTCGAAGGCAGTGTACCAGGTGATGCGCGGCGGCAAACTCTACGACGGTAACACCCTCGATCAAATCACCCCAACGGCGCGGCCGCTGCCGGCGCAATGGTGGCGGGAGTACGAGCCGGGGTCGGAGCCGGGATATCGCCGCAGTCGCTGAGACGAATGCCCAGTCTAGCGGCCCAGCGGGGCTGGCGTCAGGACGGCCAGACCCGCAGCCCCAGTCGGGCCGCATTCGAGCGGATTCGTGAGTCCAGCGTCACGAGTTCGAGTCGAGACTCCGCGCTGCGAAGCTCCATTGCGGTGGCCAGGTGAATCGCATCGAGCGTCCGAATCGGTTCCACCGGGAATGGCTGACCAGAGCGTGCCAGCACCGATGGGCTGATCTCGTACCGTAACCAATGTGACGCCGCATGGTTCAGGGTTTCCCGAAGGGTCGCCGTATCGGAGCCCGAGAGCACGCCGCCAGCCTGGAGACGGGCCAAGGCCCGCTCGCATTCAACCAGGGTGAGCCGCGAGGCAAAGATGACGCGCGCCTGGGACAGTAAAGCTCGTACGGCGCTACCATCTGCCTCGCCGAGGAGCCAAGCGAGGACCGCGCTCGACTCGGCGTACAGGATCATCGCTCGCCGCGCAGCTCGTCGATGAGCTGGCGTGCCGTGCCTTCCGGCGCCCGCAGGGGCTGAATCGGATACGCTTCAGGCGTGTTCGGAAGTCCGACCGACACATGCTCGCGAATCAGCATCGTCAGGGCAACGGGCAAGGCGCCGTCCAGACCGTCGGCGACGGGTTGCCGCAACTCGGCAATGACCTGCCCGCGATCGGTGATCAGGACCCGTTCCCCCCGTTTGACTGCGCGCAGGTACTCGCTGAGCCGGTTCTTCAGTTCTCGAACGCCGACGGCTTTCATGCCATCAATGTAGCTACATGACGCCACATCGGCTATACCTCGATCGCGCGCCGTGTCTTGGGTGCCTCTTGCCGTTGGGCCGGTCACGACACCCGGGCACTTTAGCGGAAGGTGCCTGGGCTGAACTCGTAGAGAAGCTGGGGAGCCCCGACGTCCTCTTCGGGCGTCCAGAACCCCAACTGTTCGGCCCATCGGTCGCTGCGCAACTTGCGACCTCGGATCGTCAGGAAGCCGGCCGCCCGGTCCGTGATGACCCCCAGTCTGCGGAGGTCGGTCACGCCGCGGATCAGGGTTGAGCGCCGGCCGGCCACGATCCGCTCCGCAGCGACCCGACCGATGCCAGGTACCCGGATCAGCTCCTGGTACGAGGCTCGGTCCACATCCAGCGGAAACAAGTCGGGCGAGGCGAGGGCCCAGCTCACCTTCGGGTCCCGGGCGAGCGGCAGGTTGCCGCGCTCGTCATAGACGATCTCGTCCGGCGCAAAGCCGTAGTCGCGAATCAGGTGGTCGGCCTGGTAGAGGCGCTGCTCTCGCAGGGCGGGGGTTGCCCTGGTTTCTTCCATCGGCGTTTCCCGAATCGGCCGAAACGCACTGAAATGACTGTGGTGCATTCCGCCCTTCGCGTACAGATCCGTGACCGTACTGATCAGGGTCCGATCGCTGTCGGGCGTGGCGCCGACCACGAACTGCACCGTCATCCCGGCGGTGGCCCCAGGGTGCAGCGGATCGCGCGGCCGCCCCGCTCGCTCAGCATCTTTGCTGCGGGTCACAACGCCTCGCGCCAGCTCGAGGGATGTCAGGGCAGTCGTGAGCCGTTTTTCCGGCGCGATCCGGGTCAGATGTTCTCCGCAAGGTGCTTCGAGGTTGACGGAAACCCGGTTCGCGAGCTGGGCCAGGCGCGCGACCTGCGCCGGCTCGCCGCCGGGGACGATCTTGGTGTGGACGTACCCCGTGAAACGGTGTCGCTCTCTCAGCAGCTCGAGCACCTTGATCAGCTCGTCCATCACGGCCACTGGCCGTCCCGGAATGCCCGTCGTAATGAACAGCCCGCTGCACCAGCCGCGCCGAACCGCGCCCAGAAAGATCCGCACCAGCTCCTCCGCCTTGAGCAGGGTGCGCGGCAGATTGCGGTCTCGTCGCATCGGGCAGTAGTGGCAGTTGAAGCTGCAGGCGTTCGTCATCAGGATGCGGAGCAGCGACGTGGTGTCACCGGTGCCCATGCGTACCGAGCGAATGTTGAGCGGTCGCAGGGCCCCGGACTGCCCCGCGTTGCGGAGCCGCGGCGGCAGGGGACGAACGCCGCCTTCGCCGGGGCCGGCGCGGTCGTCGGCTGCCAGTGACATGAGTAGCGCGAGCTTGGCTTCGAGATCCGTGGGCTGCTTCATTCGGACTCCGGCTGGGGTGCTCCTGAAGTTACCCGAACAAAAACCGAAGCTCAAGGTCGAGCGGTCTGCCGCGTACGCCTCAGCCCTGTTCCCGGCCTTCGAGCGATGCCGGCGACGGGGGGTATCCGCCCGTCGCCGTCTCGGGGAGAGCCTGCGCTGCGTCAGTCTTTGGTGGTGCCGATGAACTTGTAGATGGTGGCGCCCAGGATGCCGCCGACGATCGGGGCCAACCAGAAGAGCCAGAGCTGCTGGATTGCCCAGCCGCCGGCAAAGAGGGCAACACCAGTGCTGCGGGCCGGGTTGACCGAGGTGTTGGTGACCGGAATGCTGATCAGGTGAATCAGGGTCAGGCCGAGGCCGATCGCGATAGGTGCGAAGCCGCTCGGCGCCCGCGAATCCGTGGCGCCCAGAATGATGACCAGGAAGAGCGCCGTCAGCACGACTTCGATGATAAGCGCCGCCTGCATCGAATACCCCCCGGGCGAGTGCTCACCGTAGCCGTTCGATGCGAAGCCACCGACTTCGAAGCCGGCCTTGCCGCTCGCGATCAGGTAGAGCACTCCGCCGGCAACCACCGCGCCGACCACCTGCGCCACGATATACGGCAGCAGCTGGTTGGCAGGGAAGCGCCCCCCGGCCCAGAGCCCGACCGACACCGC
It includes:
- a CDS encoding PD40 domain-containing protein gives rise to the protein MLALFVAHVLVATPSVIVAQAAVQDTARRPTAGLPLQAGTRTFRLNTARGTWISLDITPDGRTLVFDLLGDLYTLPIAGGRATRLTSDLAFDAQPRISPDGKRVAFVSDRSGSDHVWIMSLDGRDTVQLTRGNLQGVASPEWTPDGSAIVVTRSGGGPGQAKLWLHHVSGGSGVQLIREPAQLFTLGAAFGPDSRYVWHTFRNGGFSYDARFPIYQIAVYDREAGTQTVMTNRQGSAFRPTLSPDGKWLAYGTRYKAETGLRLRELATGNERWLAYPVQRDDQEGSSSLDVLPGFTFTPDSRDVIASYGGEIWRIPVAGGAASKIPFQVDENITIGPEVKFAYRVDSGAVQVRQIRDAVPSPDGTRLAFSALGRVYVMDYPNGTPRRVSNLAEGEHYPVWSPDGASLAFVTWNDRDGGHVYRVPVRGAGSAQRLTRVPARYAQLAWSPDGQRIVAVRAAARDMQETLERFVAGLGAEFVWIPATGGEVSVIAPTGGKQAPHFSSAPERIYSYSAADGLVSMRWDGTDLKAHLKVTGSTPPGGTTPPPAGLILMSPSGDRALAQVGSDLYVVTVPMVGGQVPTVSVADPANAAFPVRKLTDIGGEFPVWEANGNAVRWSVGNAHLRFDLTRAQALDDSLRTARNIPADTTRRERPRYRPDETRVRITAPRDVPQQHLVLRGARVVTMRGNEVVENADIVIRNDRIVSVGPRGSVPAGARVIELSGKTIVPGFIDAHAHFRHSPGVHFGQMWAYLANLAYGVTTARDPQTATTDVLTYSDLVETGAMIGPRIYSTGPGVFLGEGIRSLDHARDVMRRYSQYYDTKTLKMYMSGNRQQRQWIIMAARELELMPTTEGGIDYALEITHALDGYSGIEHSLPVYPIFEDVVELFKHSGTVNVPTLVVAYGGPWAENYYYATERVADDPKLMRFLPAAELDARARRRGGNPGTAGWVHPDEHIFAKHAEFAKALVEAGGKIGVGGHGQLQGLAYHWELWSIQAGGMSRHDALRTATILGAQAIGLETDLGSLEPGKLADLVVLDANPLDDIRHSKAVYQVMRGGKLYDGNTLDQITPTARPLPAQWWREYEPGSEPGYRRSR
- a CDS encoding type II toxin-antitoxin system VapC family toxin produces the protein MILYAESSAVLAWLLGEADGSAVRALLSQARVIFASRLTLVECERALARLQAGGVLSGSDTATLRETLNHAASHWLRYEISPSVLARSGQPFPVEPIRTLDAIHLATAMELRSAESRLELVTLDSRIRSNAARLGLRVWPS
- a CDS encoding type II toxin-antitoxin system prevent-host-death family antitoxin, which encodes MKAVGVRELKNRLSEYLRAVKRGERVLITDRGQVIAELRQPVADGLDGALPVALTMLIREHVSVGLPNTPEAYPIQPLRAPEGTARQLIDELRGER
- a CDS encoding radical SAM protein, producing the protein MKQPTDLEAKLALLMSLAADDRAGPGEGGVRPLPPRLRNAGQSGALRPLNIRSVRMGTGDTTSLLRILMTNACSFNCHYCPMRRDRNLPRTLLKAEELVRIFLGAVRRGWCSGLFITTGIPGRPVAVMDELIKVLELLRERHRFTGYVHTKIVPGGEPAQVARLAQLANRVSVNLEAPCGEHLTRIAPEKRLTTALTSLELARGVVTRSKDAERAGRPRDPLHPGATAGMTVQFVVGATPDSDRTLISTVTDLYAKGGMHHSHFSAFRPIRETPMEETRATPALREQRLYQADHLIRDYGFAPDEIVYDERGNLPLARDPKVSWALASPDLFPLDVDRASYQELIRVPGIGRVAAERIVAGRRSTLIRGVTDLRRLGVITDRAAGFLTIRGRKLRSDRWAEQLGFWTPEEDVGAPQLLYEFSPGTFR
- the aqpZ gene encoding aquaporin Z, producing MNKYGAEFLGTFWLVFGGCGSAVLAAAYPGLGIGFAGVSLAFGLTVLTGAYALGHISGGHFNPAVSVGLWAGGRFPANQLLPYIVAQVVGAVVAGGVLYLIASGKAGFEVGGFASNGYGEHSPGGYSMQAALIIEVVLTALFLVIILGATDSRAPSGFAPIAIGLGLTLIHLISIPVTNTSVNPARSTGVALFAGGWAIQQLWLFWLAPIVGGILGATIYKFIGTTKD